The DNA window CATAAAATCAACTAAATATTGTGAAGATGGGGAAGGGTGACTAGGGCTGTCAACGGACCCCGATCCGGACTAGATCCGTCAAATTATTCtgggtatgggtagggatttaattccatTATCCGAactcggatccggatccgttttgtcaaacaaaaaaatgggtcggatacggaatatagtgtTTCGGCCCTTATCGGACCCAGATCaggatataaatggattaataatttaaaatatatatatttatcaatataatttgattagggtgatgtatttgagtaaggtcaatttgatttcttttcttatttgatttttttttgtattagtaagaaattagtttacaaatatatttttttctcatttttattagaaattataagcCTTGGTAGATTTTTTCGGGTAGACTCGATCCGGATCCGAAACCCGTCGAATtcggatccggaacatagagtAGAAGACCCGTCGGATAAACGGGACGGATCCGGATCGATATAGTGTGCCGGGTTCGGGTTCGGAATAATGAATTTCGACCCGAACCCGCCCCATTGACAGGCCTAAGGGTGACTTAAGTATTAAGAAGAGAGAGACCGTAAATAAGAAATTTTGGTTCAATTTAAAACCTTCTACTATATTACGAAGGATCTTAATTAGAACCCGGGGGCGGGGGTGGGGGTGGGGGAGGGATGCCCAATAGGTATGCACATAATAGTTGCGTCATCATCTGTGCTTTGGGCCCGGCTATCAAGGCCTCGGACAAACCCAATATTTTAAAGGACAGTTGGGGCCTTTCTAACAAAACAGTTTTAATTTAGGGAAAAGAGTCCCAATGGCCCTCCAACTCTCACCTAGATAAAGTTTTGGCCCTCCAATAATTAAAGATACGTTTTTGGCCCTCGATCTAACAAAAAAGCATATTAGTAGCCCTTCTGTCAAATTCACCAGTTAACTATGACGAAAAGCTTCATCTCGTGAGACGCAACACCAAATATGAAGGGCATTATGGTCTCTACATGATGGTTGACCAAGCAAAGAGAGAGTAAAAAGGTTGCTTCTTCTCTTACCTCAAATTAGAGCAACAAAAATCTACATCCAACATATTCATCCATCCATTTATGACTACTCCGTAAAGCAACTGAAGGACAGAAactgttttggtggtttgtgcTTTTCTCGGTTTTCACAAATCTGCTGGCTATGGCTATGGCTGTGGCTGTGAGAGGAGGATGAGATGAGGCCTCTTTCTTTACAAAATTGGATGCGTGGGGACGCTTTCACCGCCGGGCCGAGAGagtccaagaattcttggaatCAGACAATAGAGACAATAAAAAGTTAGCAGAGAAACTGACTTGGAATCAGACAATAGAGACCGTTTGCCCGGGGTCCGGGGTGGATTTAACCCATTCAAATTTTTTCTCCCAGTTATGCTTTTGTACGCGTCCAAAGAATCGGCAGCGAACccagaaaaaatgaaaatcgatgCTAAAAAACAAATCAGAAGAAGCATTGAAGAGAACTTCATCAGCGATGTCAAAACTTGAAAGAGAACAAATCGGGTCAAAATATCGTCAGGGGCAAGAGCTTCGCATAATTTATGAGGAATAATCAAGGAGGTAGATTAAGGAGGAGGAAATCTACGGGAAGGAAAATGATAGGCGGAAGAAAACGGATATTCCAAGCTTCCGAGAATAGCATTAAACGCGATGGATTTCTCGGAGTCCGACGTCgaggaggtggtggtggcggtggAATTCAGACTCTTCAGTGGTTCTCTTGCCCAGCCTGCCTAGTCGTTCCTTAAGAATAAAGACTGACGTAGTCAAACTTCGATCGTGGGTTGTCGTCGATTAGTAGGACTTGAATCGTTTTGATTGGTTGCATTCAAATCACGCATATGAACTTTCAAGTGGATAAGATAAGAAGCAACCTTTTTACTCTCTAACATGAGGTAAGATAAGAAGCAACCTTTTTACTCTCTTTTTGCTTGGTCAACTATCATGTAGAGACTATAATGCCCTTCATATTTGGTGTCGCGTCTCACGAGATAAAGCCTTCCGTCATAGTTAACTGGTGAATTTGACAGAAGGACCACTAATATGCTATTTTGTTAGATCGAGGGCCAAAAACGTATCTTTAATTGTTGGAGGGCCAAAACTTTACCTGACTAAGAGTTGGAGGGCCATTGGTACTCTTTTCCCTTTAATTTATGaagccaaaattttttttttcatcaatcaATTTTTGAACAAAGGTCCATATATACAATGGTAGGTTGGCCTCAAAATTGCTCTCTTgctctatgaaaatgaaatgaaagtgaaCATTTCCCATCCCGTATGGATGATGGGATCCTGACTTCTGAACCCAAACACACGTTAGGACTCCAGATTTTGGGATCATTCTGCTAAGGAATAATATAAGAAACTTCGCTTCTTACATAATTTACatatcaaatattaatttttttttaaaaaaagaaacaaaagtcactttttgttctttttcttttctccaacattctcttttagtcattttttgGATCATTatgcaaatttttatttgtaaattataataaattaagtTTTGTTTATCTTTTACCTTTTATGATTGTGATAGAGTGGGAGTATGATATATTTActtattttgagttgattttttATAATGATCAGCACAATTTAAAGATTTGGGCACGAATTAAGAAGaagttgaaaaaaatataaaatcataaaaaatcgATTTGAACATATATATTTAAATTAGTCAACTACATTTCTTTGTAaacatctttttatttttaaaatttatatttttatggacTATAGTATTATGATGTGGTAGCGGTACTAAAAATTGTTTTCTAAGTGATGGTTTTCTTGAAATAAACAAAGTGATTTAGGAGTATTTTTATTTAGCAGGTAAAAGGGTAGTTTaggattttaaaaaattttgttacataaataacaaaagtaaggaAGGTAAgtcatatttttaaaactttaagagtgtcaagtgatattaagagaaattCACGGATGGAATTTATTCTTTCTCTCGTTTCTTTCTCCAGTCAAAATTAGTTATATGTTTCTACAGAAGCTTATCTGCACTAATTCACAGCAAAAGCTAACTATTAAAGTAGAAGATGAATTGAAAGATGCGGGTACAATTTCGTTATCAGTACTGCATTCATTCGGCCCGAAgctaactattttttttttctctcctttgGAAGGATTAAGGAAATGTTTAAGAAGTGGCTATCGCCAAATGACGTTCCATTACTAAAATTGTTTGCTGTTTTGTTCctttcttttggtttcaatggaAAGTAGACATATTACTCAGTCAAATTTTGTTTGGTTGCTCTGTTACTTAAGAATGCTGCTACAATGGAAATAGAAAAACACAATAAAGAGAGAATTAAACTGGTCATGGTTGGCCTACGGCTACGATGTTGACCATAATGAATAATGGTTACAGAGCTACGGACTTATGGTCCTTGAACCATCACGGGATGGTATAAATTGTTGTAAAGCCCCGTATAAATTACACAAGTCTCTGAATGTATAAAGATTTGGCCTAGCCTCTTGCCAAGGGATGTTGGTCTAAGTGGAAGAAATTTGCATTTCTTAATTATGAAATTTTGGGTTCGAAACTCATAGGAATGGAAAGAATAATGTCGGGAGAGCTTCATGCAAAGTATTTGAACCGGATAGAACAAGATTAATCACTGTTACTGTAAAATAGACGTAGATACCTGTGATttatacaaaaaagaaaaaattataggCCCCCTTTGGTACGGAGAAAGAAAGATCCATGAGCAATGAGTAGCAATGTGATGCAAAACACCAGTTAATCGCTTAACTATTTTCGTGAATGAGCCAGTTTAGCTCCTTAACTATTTTAATAAAGTTGAAATAGTATTTAAACTTTATTATGAGCCAACTTGATCGCTCAATTGTTATAGTATATACTTAAGGCAAAATAGTCCCTCAATTATATTTATGTGGCTAATTTTATCCTTATTTGATTGATCCACCCAATTTTCTTATTCTCAAATTTAGATTCCCTAATGGGACCTATAAATAAGATTCAGATATTACATCTAATTCATAGCGTTCTTCTTTTAGACAACATACAATACGCATCGATGTGGCTGCTAGAACTTTCATCTTGCAAACTCATTATCCCGAATATATGTCCTAACAATGATATTAAAACTTGTCCCAAAGGTACAATGGCCATGGATACTGTGACTTTGTTGGGACAGatttgctatttatttttatttgtgctTACTACTCAGTGCACAAGAAAAGCTCTCATCTTAGTTTCATTCTCTCTTCTCTTTAATAATTAAAGGCCATTAAAGAATATGTTGTAGTGAATATGCTTATTGCTTGTTTGCCATGACTGATCCATTTAAAAAGGATCGTGTTTCTTGCTTACATTTTataactattttttttaaaaaatacaaattACTTAGGAAACAAGCTTAAAGTGGGATCTGCATTAAAAgagggcaaattacactttaagcTCTTGTAATTTTATACAATTTAACATAACCCCATAATGCCTCCTAcgatttcaaaaaatatatgcaaTTTTTCATGCTTTGGGCTAGAGTTTCAAATTTAGAACATCATCTTCGAGTAATGTAGTCAgttgaaatatcaaaattattCTCTTGTCAAAATAAAGAAACTTAAGATAATTCTAGTCGATACTTTACTTCAAAGGACGGGATTAAGTGACCTTATGTGGAAAAGTACAAAATAGAATGGGTTAAAGTGTAACTTAACCTAAATTTGTATATGTTTTAGTTTCCAAATAGACTCTATTTGACATTTCAACTAAATCTCTGTTACAGAACGATGATTTCTAGCTAGCAATTTGAAACTTCAGACAAAAGTATGCAGAAGTTATAAAATCATAGGAGAGTCAAGTAAAAGAACGGCAACATGGGCTGAAGAATAATTTGAgcttacaaagaaaaaaaaaaaggaaaagtaaataGAGAGTTCAAACCACAGGTGTCAAAGTGTAATTTAcctttaagaaaagaaaaatgaaaaagagcaAGAAACGAATAAGCCAAAGACAAAAGCATTTGCATGGCCTATTTGTCCTTCTGCTTTGAATGGTTATCTTTGGTCCTCACAAAAGTAAAATTGAAGGAAGCGGAAAAGAAAGGCTAAAATTTATTTTGGAGGAAAACGTGACAAGAAAACAATCAATAGCTAGATGTAATAAATGTAACCaattcaaagttttttttttctaagtcAACCAATGCAAAGTTCAATCATTAGAtattttcattaaatttaattacCAATCTTCATCAATTCTCTTCCCATGCAATGCCAACATttaagttgttttttttttagttgttatCAGAAATTGGTCAACAATTTTTTGAGGTATGAATTTCTTGGCTTTAGAATTAACAAGTTACAATAGTATTAAAGGTTAGGGCCTTAATCCGTTACAATAATCCTCCTCCAATCCGAAATATAGATAAGCACATCTCCAAAATGGAGTTAACCGTTTAGGTCAATCCTGCGTTACGACATGGATTATAGGAACTTGTGGGAAGGACTCGAGGGATTTATGCATTAGTGGCTCAAAATGAAGCGGGTTTCTTGAACCAGTTTATACTCTGGACTTTGTGCATGCACTGAACTCTGCGGGTTAATTGAATTTGCACATACTCTGAACTTACACATACACTGACCATTCAAAAGATCGAATCGCAACTTTTCAGTGATGCAGACGAATATACATCTGCTTCAAAATTTATTGAGAAACTCTTAACACAAAGTAGGATCCCGtaatgtaaattataaataaGCTTGTGATGATATCACTACATTTAGAAATGGCTGTTCGAACTTCGTTTTCTTCCATCTCGCGTCTTGCTCGTCTTGGTTTGTGAATTCATTATTCGCCTAATTACAAATACATATTACGTAGTTCCTTTCTCTTAATTTATGGTCTATTCTTTTCCATTCTTTATAACCAAACTTCAGAAGCTAGTTTCTGCATGTGAGCAGTTTTTGTTTATGATAGAACACTAATTGATTAGACTAATATGagatttcttttttcccttctttgaCAGAAAATATAGACTTTCGAGTTTTAACATTTTGAGCTCCATGCCTTACTATTAAATAACCTCCATGCCTTACTTTTCTACTTGATTATTTCCCGAAGAATCATATGAACCTGATCatgagtaaattttttttttgtgggtgcAGCCGCAGCAGTGATGAGCAGCCACGCACAAGAACATGATTTCAAAAAGTTTGTAGCTAATATATGTCGTAAGAATGATATTAAAACCTGTCCCAGAGTATGCAAGCAAAAGTACAATGGCGAAGGATACTGTGATTGTGTTGGGATAAATCAGCCTTTCATTTGTGTTTGCGTTATCAGTCAGTGCACAGCTCCTCCCGCAGAAAAGCTTTCACCCTAATTAGTGTCTTCAGGTCATTTATGTAGTAGTGACTATCCTCTTCTGTATGCTACTAAAAGAATTGTGCAATATGTTGACTTGGGTGTCTATTTACTCTATTCTATTGCTATTCATGTATTTGCGAGATaagaaagagtaaaagaagtTGTTCTAAGAGAACGAGAGTATATTTGCTTGCTTGCCATTTCTGATCCATTTAAAAAGGATCATGTTGCTTTCTTATATATACATTATaagtacaataaaaaaaaaatttaaagtggCTTTGGGTTAAAAAGGAAAAGTTAAAAAGAGCGTTTGAGAAATTGTTAGTAGAATATCTCACATTGATATTCTAAGGATTTCTAGCCATACCTCTAACACAGTATCCGAACTGAGTCTCGGGTTTATTTGTTACCCTGTGGGTTATATTTTCACTTGTGACTTGGTTATCCCATTTATAGTTTCACTCGTGACTTGGTTTCAAACCTATTTGTCAAGTCACGTTTGCAAGGAGATGTTAGTAGAATATTCCACATTGATATTCCAAACCTATTTTTCAAGTCACGCTTGCTTGGGAATGTTAGTAGAATACCCCACATTGATATTTCAACGATTTCTAGTCATAAATAAAAGCTATTGGGCTACTCATTACCAATTGGTTTTGAGACAGAATTGCAAGTTCTTCAGGATTTTTAGCCATAAATAAAGTTGTTGGGTCATTCCACTTATTACCTATTAATTTTTGAGATAGAAGTGCAAGTTTTTTAATAGAAATAAACTAAAAGGAGCACTGAAATTTTCTAGTTTTACAGAGTATAGGGTCCTAAATCAATTATGTACTTTTAGAGAGTCAATTATGAAAGACTTGTTGTTTTAGAGATATCAAGTACCTTCGTTCTTTCGAGATTTTTCCATTTAATTAGTCAACCAGTGGTGTATAAATtatgaaaagaaattatttCTTAATGCTTTTACTTATATAGACTTCATTCTTATTCTTTTTCCATGTATTTACGCGATCATGGTAGTATCCTCAATCGAAGGAgtcttgaaattttcttattctacGATCAGAGGTGCCTAAACCAATCTATAAATAATTTGATGCAATAGTTGATAATCTAAATATTCTAAGGAAATCTTTGGTTTGCTAATAAATTAATTAGAAGCTCTAACAATGGGTTTAAGGTTTATGGTTCGACCAAATATTACATTGCACCGAGGGTGGACGTAAATGTTGCTTATTAAGATAAATTGTTTGAAATATAAAGTATGTGAAGTTGGGTTTTGGGATAGGCATGGTTGGCCTCAGATACAATTGGTACAGTTATTATAATCTGTTTGGTAAAcaagttttttgtcaagtttgtattctacaaattttttaacaattttaactacaataattttgaaaaatttcttaaaattttaaactatatatttcaaaatacccaaaaatttattttaaaaatttgttctacaacttctatagtactacagtaaaatttaagaaaaacacaaaaaaaaaaaaaaaatttatttgccGAAAGGCCTTAATGTCAGCTAAAGATCAATTATGCCTGCCCTATCCCACTTTCCTATAGCCTATAATTATATACCGCTGGTAGTGTAACACGCACAAAAGAAAGAGTAGCCCCTTCGATCCAAAGTCTCTCAGTCCCTTCATAATCAATCAACACTTCAACTCCGAATCCTAGACATCCTAGACACAGTTCAGTATCACTACTGATTCACGCTACTTCTGGCCATGGCAAAAACCTTCCCAAAATCAGGACTCATCATCATTTTGTTTAGCGTTCTCTTTGCTTCATCAGCCGTCCTTCTTCCTGTAGCATGTCAACAGTTCTCAAGAAAATTGTCCAGAAAAGAAATGGGGTTGAAGAGGGAGAAGCTAAGCCACCTTCATTTCTACTTCCACGATATTGTCAGCGGGAGAAATCCCACCGCTGTTCGAGTCGCTGCAGCCACCACGACCAACTCTTCAGCAACTGGATTTGGAGCTGTGGTCATGATGGATGATCCCTTAACAGCAGGTCCAGATTCAAGCTCCAAACTTGTGGGGAGGGCTCAAGGGATTTATGCATCAGCAGCTCAGGAGGAATCTGGATACTTGATGGTCCTGAACTATGTTTTTGTTGAAGGAAAGTATAATGGAAGCACCCTCAGCATATTGGGTAGAAACACTATTCTTTCGACGGTAAGGGAGATGCCTGTTGTTGGAGGAAGTGGGCTTTTCAGATTTGCTCGTGGCTATGCTCAGGCAAGGACTCACTATTTTGATCTCAAGACTGGGGATGCTGTGGTGGAATACAATGTCTATGTCATCCACTATTGAATCTTGACAAATTGGGAGTATCTTTCAGGTAAAATCAAGCACAAGATGGAAAGCGACTACTAGCACAGCTAATTGTTCAACACATAAGGTGGAAGTTCCACTTCCACTACTGTCAAATATGCACTAGTGTGATTTATGACATGCATGATGTTTCCAATTGATTGTTGCTTCTATACTTTCTTGGATTCTGTTTTTCCCGTCAAATGCTAAGTGTTACTCATTTCTTGGATTCTGTTTTTCCTAGCAAGTTTCTTCACACATTTTGCTAAAGTGAAACTCTCTCTTGGGACAAGTTGATTAAAGAGGCACTTGTCACCCATACGTCCCTTTCTATAGGTAGACTCGCAAGAAATCGAAGGAACTTATAATTTCTGGACAGAAATTCCTCGTTTTGTGGAGTTGGTGAAGGTTGCATTGATTGGAATTCCGTCATGGGGTGCCTAAATTCAAACCAGTTCCTCGGTCAGTGCTATTGCTTGTCCGATACAAAATTAAGTGTCTATTTAATTTAAAGTGGTACTGAGTTGTCCCTAAATAAGTGATATTGAAGATTTTAGTTGGCCTAAATCTTGACCTTAATGTGTAACGAAAGTGGACTCTTCTTGAAATTGACGATTGTGTTTAATGTGATCTTAAGTAAAAAATTAACATGTGAAACTTCAATGGCATTGAGGATCTCTCAATTTTGTGGCATTCTTctggtttttccttttttttttttaaatccaaatAGTTCTCACTGTAATTAagggtgtgtttgataaaattgaaatttgaaatttgaattctaAATTCTGAAATCTGATTCTATTAACTTAGTGAATTGTTAAATACTAGATTTGATACGTTTTAATGTATAtcaaattaag is part of the Coffea eugenioides isolate CCC68of chromosome 6, Ceug_1.0, whole genome shotgun sequence genome and encodes:
- the LOC113774849 gene encoding dirigent protein 22-like, giving the protein MAKTFPKSGLIIILFSVLFASSAVLLPVACQQFSRKLSRKEMGLKREKLSHLHFYFHDIVSGRNPTAVRVAAATTTNSSATGFGAVVMMDDPLTAGPDSSSKLVGRAQGIYASAAQEESGYLMVLNYVFVEGKYNGSTLSILGRNTILSTVREMPVVGGSGLFRFARGYAQARTHYFDLKTGDAVVEYNVYVIHY